From Pan troglodytes isolate AG18354 chromosome 9, NHGRI_mPanTro3-v2.0_pri, whole genome shotgun sequence, the proteins below share one genomic window:
- the OR52W1 gene encoding olfactory receptor 52W1 yields the protein MAETLQLNSTFLRPTFFILTGFPGLGSAQTWLTLVFGPIYLLALLGNGALLAVVWIDSTLHQPMFLLLAILAATDLGLATSIAPGLLAVLWLGPRSVPYAVCLVQMFFVHALTAMESGVLLAMACDRAAAIGRPLHYPVLVTKACVGYAALALALKAVAIVVPFPLLVAKFEHFQAKTIGHTYCAHMAVVELVVGNTQANNLYGLALSLAISGMDILGITGSYGLIAHAVLQLPTLEARAKAFGTCSSHICVILAFYIPGLFSYLTHHFGHHTVPKPVHILLSNIYLLLPPALNPLIYGARTKQIRDRLLETFTFRKSPL from the coding sequence atggcagaaactctacaactCAATTCCACCTTCCTACGCCCAACCTTCTTCATACTGACTGGCTTTCCAGGGCTAGGAAGTGCCCAGACTTGGCTGACACTGGTCTTTGGGCCCATTTATCTGCTGGCCCTGCTGGGCAATGGAGCACTGCTGGCAGTGGTGTGGATAGACTCCACACTGCACCAGCCCATGTTTCTACTGTTGGCCATCCTGGCAGCCACAGACCTGGGCTTAGCCACATCTATAGCCCCAGGGTTGCTGGCTGTGCTGTGGCTTGGGCCCCGATCTGTGCCATATGCTGTGTGCCTGGTCCAGATGTTCTTTGTACATGCACTGACTGCCATGGAATCAGGTGTGCTTTTGGCCATGGCCTGTGATCGTGCTGCAGCAATAGGGCGTCCACTGCACTACCCTGTCCTGGTCACCAAAGCCTGTGTGGGTTATGCAGCCTTGGCACTGGCACTGAAAGCTGTGGCTATTGTTGTACCTTTCCCACTGCTGGTGGCAAAGTTTGAGCACTTCCAAGCCAAGACCATAGGCCATACCTATTGTGCACACATGGCAGTGGTAGAACTGGTGGTGGGTAACACACAGGCCAACAACTTATATGGTCTGGCACTTTCACTGGCCATCTCAGGTATGGATATTCTGGGTATCACTGGCTCCTATGGACTCATTGCCCATGCTGTGCTGCAGCTACCTACCCTGGAGGCCCGTGCCAAGGCCTTTGGTACATGTAGTTCTCACATCTGTGTCATTCTGGCCTTCTACATACCTGGTCTCTTCTCCTACCTCACACACCACTTTGGTCATCACACTGTCCCAAAGCCTGTGCACATCCTTCTCTCCAACATCTACTTGCTGCTGCCACCTGCCCTCAACCCCCTCATCTATGGGGCCCGCACCAAGCAGATCAGAGACCGACTCCTGGAAACCTTCACATTCAGAAAAAGCCCGTTGTAA
- the C11H11orf42 gene encoding uncharacterized protein C11orf42 homolog isoform X1: MLVGTPNLLTLDEADATWTLIKDKVIEEHFGPNAVAVPFLSDAACYDLLGVLVKQSRPAHTRLALPGRQGRRALKPVGPLPSLLEQAGSEGAFAHCTREYSPNGRAERAYEETRMLDGQPCKIRLHMGDLRKKVAFLLLPPGQVSLQQTLPWLRSTHSIYVIYQVFSCSWLQLGLMSTAREPQLLRLLRSLPVAFSCLKFSLQSKGVLGPQKPLTKDPLPHGANWVRPNLSIMPPLAPTSAPADATEAADVPPPVPAPPTPPPQEGPEDKPTRFSYKGRNPFRRGPQILSENWLFSPRSPPPGAQGGGPRDPDGHSMSLPLLQGLSSEFDSDN; this comes from the exons ATGTTGGTGGGTACCCCCAACCTGCTGACACTGGATGAAGCTGATGCCACCTGGACCCTCATCAAGGATAAG GTCATCGAGGAGCACTTTGGGCCCAATGCAGTAGCAGTACCTTTCCTGTCAGATGCAGCCTGCTATGACCTACTGGGTGTGCTGGTAAAACAGTCCCGCCCAGCCCATACCCGCCTGGCTTTGCCAGGTCGGCAGGGCCGGAGGGCACTGAAACCAGTGGGGCCACTACCAAGCCTCCTGGAGCAGGCAGGATCTGAGGGTGCCTTCGCCCACTGCACTCGGGAATACTCACCAAATGGCCGAGCAGAGAGAGCCTATGAAGAGACGCGAATGTTGGATGGACAGCCCTGCAAGATCCGCCTACATATGGGTGACCTGCGCAAGAAGGTTGCCTTCCTGTTGCTGCCACCAGGGCAGGTGAGCCTACAGCAGACTCTTCCCTGGCTCCGAAGCACCCACAGCATCTATGTCATCTACCAGGTCTTCTCTTGTTCCTGGCTGCAGCTGGGGCTGATGTCTACAGCCCGTGAGCCCCAGCTCCTCCGGCTACTTCGGTCATTACCTGTtgccttctcctgcctcaagttTTCACTGCAGTCTAAGGGCGTGCTGGGACCACAGAAGCCTCTCACTAAAGACCCATTGCCCCATGGGGCCAACTGGGTCAGAcccaacctcagcatcatgccGCCTCTGGCCCCCACATCAGCACCTGCTGATGCAACTGAAGCTGCTGATGTGCCCCCACCTGTCCCAGCCCCACCTACGCCACCTCCCCAGGAAGGGCCAGAGGACAAACCCACCAGATTCTCCTACAAGGGCCGAAACCCCTTCCGGAGGGGGCCCCAGATACTGTCAG AGAACTGGCTCTTCAGCCCCCGCAGCCCTCCACCAGGAGCCCAGGGTGGGGGCCCCAGGGACCCCGACGGGCACTCCATGTCCCTGCCCCTGCTGCAGGGTCTATCCTCAGAGTTCGACAGTGACAACTGA
- the C11H11orf42 gene encoding uncharacterized protein C11orf42 homolog isoform X2, which produces MLVGTPNLLTLDEADATWTLIKDKVIEEHFGPNAVAVPFLSDAACYDLLGVLVKQSRPAHTRLALPGRQGRRALKPVGPLPSLLEQAGSEGAFAHCTREYSPNGRAERAYEETRMLDGQPCKIRLHMGDLRKKVAFLLLPPGQVSLQQTLPWLRSTHSIYVIYQVFSCSWLQLGLMSTAREPQLLRLLRSLPVAFSCLKFSLQSKGVLGPQKPLTKDPLPHGANWVRPNLSIMPPLAPTSAPADATEAADVPPPVPAPPTPPPQEGPEDKPTRFSYKGRNPFRRGPQILSGSILRVRQ; this is translated from the exons ATGTTGGTGGGTACCCCCAACCTGCTGACACTGGATGAAGCTGATGCCACCTGGACCCTCATCAAGGATAAG GTCATCGAGGAGCACTTTGGGCCCAATGCAGTAGCAGTACCTTTCCTGTCAGATGCAGCCTGCTATGACCTACTGGGTGTGCTGGTAAAACAGTCCCGCCCAGCCCATACCCGCCTGGCTTTGCCAGGTCGGCAGGGCCGGAGGGCACTGAAACCAGTGGGGCCACTACCAAGCCTCCTGGAGCAGGCAGGATCTGAGGGTGCCTTCGCCCACTGCACTCGGGAATACTCACCAAATGGCCGAGCAGAGAGAGCCTATGAAGAGACGCGAATGTTGGATGGACAGCCCTGCAAGATCCGCCTACATATGGGTGACCTGCGCAAGAAGGTTGCCTTCCTGTTGCTGCCACCAGGGCAGGTGAGCCTACAGCAGACTCTTCCCTGGCTCCGAAGCACCCACAGCATCTATGTCATCTACCAGGTCTTCTCTTGTTCCTGGCTGCAGCTGGGGCTGATGTCTACAGCCCGTGAGCCCCAGCTCCTCCGGCTACTTCGGTCATTACCTGTtgccttctcctgcctcaagttTTCACTGCAGTCTAAGGGCGTGCTGGGACCACAGAAGCCTCTCACTAAAGACCCATTGCCCCATGGGGCCAACTGGGTCAGAcccaacctcagcatcatgccGCCTCTGGCCCCCACATCAGCACCTGCTGATGCAACTGAAGCTGCTGATGTGCCCCCACCTGTCCCAGCCCCACCTACGCCACCTCCCCAGGAAGGGCCAGAGGACAAACCCACCAGATTCTCCTACAAGGGCCGAAACCCCTTCCGGAGGGGGCCCCAGATACTGTCAG GGTCTATCCTCAGAGTTCGACAGTGA